CCGGGCTGGCGACGGGGTCCGGCATGAGCCCCCTCTATATGCGAACATTCGTATATCTGCAAATAGCCTCGCCCAGGGCTTGCCCTCAGCCCTGCTGGATGCGCTTCTTCGAAGCCGCCCAGCCGCAGATGGGGCAGCCGGCCATGTCGTGCCGCTGCGCCGGGCAGTGCTCGCGCCCGAAGAAGATGATCTGCAGGTGCGCCCGGTTCCACGTGTCCTCGGGGAACAGCGCCTTCAGGTCCCGCTCGGTGGTCTCCACGTTCTTGCCGCTGCTCAGCCCCCAGCGCTCGGCCAGCCGGTGAATGTGGGTGTCCACCGGGAAGGCCGGCACCCCGAAGGCCTGCGCCATGACCACCGACGCGGTCTTGTGCCCCACGCCGGGCAGGGCCTCGAGGGCCTCGAAGCTGGCTGGCACCACGCCCGCGTGCCGCGAGACCAGCAGCTCGGAGAGAGCCTGGATGTTGCGGGCCTTGGTGGGCGCGAGGCCCACCTGCCGAATGTGCTCGAGGATGGTCTCGACGGGCAGCGCGGCCATGGCCTCCGGGGTGTTGGCGGCCGCGAAGAGCGCCGGGGTCACCTGATTGACCTTCTTGTCGGTGGTCTGGGCGCTGAGCAGCACCGCCACAAGCAGGGTGAAGGGGCTCTCGTGGTCCAGCGGGATGGGCTGGGTGGGGTAGAGCTCGTCCAGCTGGGCCAGGATGCGCGCGGCTTTCTCCTTTCGCGTCATGGGGTTGGTCGTAGCACAGGGGGCGCGCCGTTTGGCGCTTCCTTTGCCTTTGAATCCGCGTTCGTGGACAATCGAGATCGCATGTCGCACGTGATTGGAATTGACCTCGGAACCACCAACAGCTGCGTCGCGATCGTCGAGAGCGGCTCCCCCACCGTCATCGCGAACAAGCAGGGCTACAAGACCACCCCGTCCATCGTGGCCATCACCGAGTCTGGCGAGCGTCTGGTGGGCCAGGTCGCTGCCCGTCAGGCCATCACGAACCCGCTCGACACCGCCTATGCGACCAAGCGCCTGATCGGGCGCGACTTCGACAGCGAGGAGGTGCGTCAGAGCCCAGTCCAACGTGTCCTACCGCATCGTGGGTGGGC
This portion of the Sandaracinaceae bacterium genome encodes:
- the nth gene encoding endonuclease III, with the protein product MTRKEKAARILAQLDELYPTQPIPLDHESPFTLLVAVLLSAQTTDKKVNQVTPALFAAANTPEAMAALPVETILEHIRQVGLAPTKARNIQALSELLVSRHAGVVPASFEALEALPGVGHKTASVVMAQAFGVPAFPVDTHIHRLAERWGLSSGKNVETTERDLKALFPEDTWNRAHLQIIFFGREHCPAQRHDMAGCPICGWAASKKRIQQG
- a CDS encoding Hsp70 family protein codes for the protein MSHVIGIDLGTTNSCVAIVESGSPTVIANKQGYKTTPSIVAITESGERLVGQVAARQAITNPLDTAYATKRLIGRDFDSEEVRQSPVQRVLPHRGWAGR